Genomic DNA from Lactuca sativa cultivar Salinas chromosome 8, Lsat_Salinas_v11, whole genome shotgun sequence:
AGGCACATATGCATAAAGCTACTGATTTCGAAAACTAAATTTATATATTGTGTACGAGATGTGATTGAGTGAGGGTAGATCAATTTAATTTAAACAATAAATAGTATActaatatataattattatttaaaatatgtaaATTAGCGATTCGGTTATTTGCGGTTTCTATAAAACATTAACTGCATCACACCGAAAAACTTCAGTTTTTCAAAATTGAAAACCTTGTCGGTTATTGTTTAGGTTCGGTTTATACAGTTATTTCGGTTTTTAATTGTGGTTAGGTTGTTGCTCATCTCAATGTCAAGGCTCTTTGTTttgtgatttttttattttctattatatggTTTATTTGGCAACTAGACTTTTAACCCTAGTTTCCACAAAAGGACACGTTGCAAAGCTCATAAACACTTCTTGAATATTATTCTAAACAAAATATTTGGATAAAAGAATTTCATAATTCTTCTACAGTAATCAAGTCAAAAGATTTTTGTGGCGGTGTTCATATAATATGTGAAGAAGCATTACAAAATTTCAAATTCATGTTTGCAAAAATAACCAAGGTATTGCTTAGAGTAGGTGTTCATGATTTGGTCAAGTAGAATATACGAAGTTtggataaaaatttaaaaaatgttCACAATTTATACAATGCTATTCTATTACTGGTTTTCTATGAAAGATGTTATTTCTATCAATGTACTACGTACGATTAAGAAAGGTCACGTTGGCCAGCTAAACAATCGTACTATAGGATTAAAATGAAGACAAAATATCTAAAATTAGAATGTCAAAAGGAAGCCCAAATCTTTAATATCCCTAAGAAAAAGATTCATGTTATACAACCTGACCCTCACAACCCAGGAAAGCGGACATATATGTCCCTCACAGAGTACGTGCTTGTGTACCTAACTCTGTAGACCAGGTATAAGTGGTGATTTGCTCAAGCTTGGATCTATATTAGATTATCTTGTATTTTGCTTTGTTTATCTATAGACTTGGGGGATGTTTCTCGAGTGTTGTGAAGGGGTAGTGAGCTCTCTCTTAGCCAAAAAAAAAAGGACAAAATgctaaatattttttaaacagaTTGTTGTTTTGGTATTTTACAATGCAAACCAAGCACACCCCTTTAGTCTTTTCAACCAATGCAAATGCAAAACTTTGTTTTCTTCAGCAAATACATGTGGAAATAACCATAGCATGTATGATCTGACGTCGATGTCAACCACAAATACAATATTTTTTTCCTGAACGGCaacaaattttatttaaaaaataattttgtcaATGTCAACTTACAAACCAACAAAATACATATGGTTGAACAATGGGCATTGCCTTATTGTTTCCATGAAACAAGGCTACAattccaatactcaaatccttTAAAAAAAACGGAGTTAACTATGTGATTTGGCATTTCATTCTTGGAATCTAACTTGAAGAAAGTGACATGGATAGTTACATTATAATCGTTTGTTGATACATAAGCAGTAGCCCGTGGTCTCCACTGTGGCAACACAAAATGGCAAGACCTGATCAGCAGCCTCAATCTCAATCAGATGAGCcccatgctcaaactcaaattcAGCTTTCTGAGAGTTATCAAACTGAGGATCACAGTCAGGTTGAAATTGTGAATCACTCGGAATCCCAGGTTACTAATCAGACTCCCATAAGCACAGTCCAAGTATTGGCCATTGTTTCGTTGACTATCAGAGCAGCTACTTGGATATGCCTCTTGGCATCGCTAATCGTTCTAGCATCTGACACGTCTACCATCAAAGGGCTCTATAGAGACGTAAAAATCGGGTTCAACGATATCTATTCTTATAGGTATCTCTCTTTCTCCTCAAAAGTGAAATTTTGACTCATGATTTCACAGGTTTTGGGTCTCTTTCTGTTCCTCTACAaaaacacacacacgcacactagGAGATACAATTACGATTTGATTACAATATATATCGACTTCAGGTACATGATGTCAGCCATAGTGATTGGTTTTACATATACATGTGTTCAACTACCCATCGAGATCTACCAACTAAGCATGGGTAAACGTGTTACGATTGGCAATGGGCTCCCTATGATCATCTTTTTTGGCGACAAGGTTATAGTTATATACTTTCGTTTCCAAATGTTGCATGTTagaattttttgtttaattctaATGATATATCATTTGGCTTTAAGATTAGTAAAAGTAATGCCACAATGGACCTATTAAATATAGGGATattcataaatataaatatgaccATTAGGAGTGGAGAATTTAATCAAaacacttattttttttttttttgttttggaaaAATGAACTTTTTGTTCGGAAGAGCCTTGCCTTTCTGGACATTTCGGACTCGTAAGCAAATCCAAAATTTCTAAAATAAGTCTGAAATCTTATTTATCTTTGCAAGAAAATTAATATTCAGCTTTActgaaattattaaaaaaaaacaaacaaacaaactaaAGAgctacaatacatatataagaagtAGAAACGATACAAGGGCTTAAAATTAATATGACATTTGAttgaaaaacaaatattaaaCACTTTAAAATTGTCATGTAGGAAATAAGTATAGAGCGTTGTGCAAAAGTGTTCAATGTGGAGGAGAAAAACAAAATTGGCACGGagttttggaagcgtttgggagcttctagcttttagtttTTAATAAAACGGTCTAGTTTGAACAAAAAGTTTCGTTTGGCAGTACGAgcgtttaacttttagttttaacaaaacattCCGTTTCTAAAAGCTagttcatgtagcgtttaacaaaacgctcctaggcttttgaaatcaatttacaTAAATaccttaaaaaatatatttatatatttatttatttttaatcaattgtctttttatgtaattttatatatttcaaaagcttacaactacttttgccaaacattcatatagCAAAGAAAAGGTACAGCTTCCCACTACCAGCTATCTGCTACGCGCTACACGCCACCAGCTAAACGCTACCCGCTTCcaactacttttgccaaacacaccCTATATATTACCACTTAGTTTGAAATGCCTTGTTCCGACATAATGGTCATATTTATGTAAAGtgttaaaaaaagatttttttttgttaatatccGCAAAAATGGGCCATTTTTTGTTAATATTCATTGAATACATATGACGTTCCATAAAAGCATAATATGATAGCAAGAAACATACATAAACTATGTAGTGACCACTTaaattaatatttcatttttgcaGATGTAAAAACATTGTTTGTCTTCTTATATTTAGTTTTATAGGTAAGGTACAAGTATTGTCTTTGATACCATACTGAATATTCTGTCATATACATACTTTGTAGTTCCTATTATCTATGTTAGCTACGGGTGTTGGTGCAGCATTTGGTGCTACATTTGATTTGAAGAAAAACCTTGATGACTTGGACAACTATCTAGAGTCGATCGGTGAACCACTTATTTCTCAACTTCGAACAAAGCTTGATAACTTCTTCAACATGGCTTATGTTTCATCCGGCTTACTTCTTATTGCGTTCTTATGTTCGATAGCTTCTTCTATTTTATCTTCATTTTCctttcaaaagaaatgatcatTAGGGACCAATAAAGGTGTTGGACTTAGTTTATTGAAGAGGTTAAAGATATAATCCGTGTATGATTTCTTTGTTTTAACTATTTGTATTTTGAAAATGTTTCACTTCCAATTGAATAGTTTTAGTACTtgaaatcataaaaaaataaaattccaAGTACTAGTGTAACTCGTTGAATAAGATAGAAATGTTAATGAATATTGTATGGCCACCATAAAACTATTAATTCCAAACGATGAGTTTTATAATCTAAAACCATAAGAAGATTCTTAGTACCTTTGTGACCTGTTGAATAGGCTGTGTGCGAATGAAAGCATAGCTCGTGTGACCGAGCTAAAACCATCAATTCCAAATAAAGTGTTTTAGTACTTGAAATCAGAAGAAGAATCCAACTACTTATATAACTTGTTGAATATGGTTGGAGTGTCATACTGATAATTGAAATTCCAAATAAAATGTTTTAGTTACTTGAATTGGCTAGGTGTTCTGGTTGATTTTATATAGGATCATTTATTGGATCTTTCAAATATAGATTTGGATTATGGATCTACATTGCATAATTCATTGACCGGTTCCAACTAGAAGCATAGTCTGAAGTAGTGTGGGTTCTTTTGAGTAGAAAAGAGCCAGCTCCATAGAGATTGTAGTGTAAGTGTAAGAGATAGTATGAAGAATGGTGCAGGGGAAATGGTAATGGGTCACCCCTATTTACAGCGTCGAAAAGGATAGAATGGAGGAAAATAGGGATAACCTAGTCCACGACAATGGATGAGGCATGCCATGGGGAAGGATTCATATACAATAGGCACATGTCTATGTTGTGTCAACAAGCCCCTAGTattatttatttgattattaataaggTTGGCTAAAAAACATTTCATTCTACCATTTTGACACCCTATCTAGTTTTTAAAGCATTTTTATCTATTGAAATTACATTGTTTTCgaaaaaaatagttttaagtAGTTAATTATATAACTTTATTAATTACCAATTTTATTAAACtgacacaaatatatatatatatatatatatatatatatatatatatatatatatatatatatatatagagagagagagagagagagagagaggggattaggttataatgtggattgtAACTATTGTGTGGATGTAAGGATCCTTTGCGGTCCAAACGTTTTTCctaaattaaattatatttaaaaatggAAATTATCGGAATTCAAGGGATAATTGATTTTTTAATCATAAACGATCTGATTATGTTAGAATGATATTCAGACAGAATACATATTCTGATTGAATGAAcattttgaaaaataacaaaaatttgaACCGATGAGCTTaagaataatataaaaaattacattaattcttatagaatacgggtaacaattACTAAGAATttaatttattgttaaagaataaaactaaaaaaactgtCAAATTAtaaacattattcttttagaatacatTAATTCTTAGAATTACTTTCAATTTTGTGGtctgttcttcaagcatcaacttctgtgaaaacaaaaccaaattgtagtttagaatccaataatgcattagcaaatgaaaaataaaaaactaaattccTTTGGAAAAATATGCGGACTTGTGAATCGCACTAAAACCAATAACCAAGAATTGTAGAACATGCATAAATCAGTGAGAAAATATtcatattccattccaacagaattagaaTTCGTGATtctattctaatagaatgtgaATTCAAGATTCAATTACCATATGTATTCTGTTGGAATTGTAGAACATGCATAACTCATAAGTTTTACTTCACCTGATCATTATGTAAaacaaaattgaaatatttaattacctCACATGTAATTATTCATACTACAGTATAGATTCTACAACCAAATCCATTATCACATTACCAGTTATCAATTAAGCTTGCAAAAGGTAAAAACCAATAAATCATATAACGTATTACTAAAAAAAACAATAAGGCTTCAACTATATGAAGCTATGAATTTCAGCGAACAATTCAAATTGAATGAAcattttgaaaaataacaaataacaatCACTCACTTTTGCACTGCTAAATGATACATCTTTTCAACATCAGTAAATTTCTTCAATTTCTCATAATAAAGAGCATAGGCCTGGTAAAATAGTGACCTCTTGTTCGCAATGTGATTCGCCTTTATGTTGTCCAGAACAGCACCGGGGTCATCAACAAAATCCAACTTCACATACACAACAATaacataaatattaaatatgAATGATTTTTCAATCTAAGCATAgttgctaaaagaaaacaaatttcAATTTGTGACAAGGAACTACAGGAaaaatagatttagggttttgtgcTTACCAGAGCGATGGGAGAAGAGGATATGCGCCATTGTAGGTTTTGATATCACAAGTCAATGAAGAAAATAGATTTTCATTATTGATGTTGGAGTTATTAGCCATAGTTAGACCTTTGGGTGAGGTATGTGCATGTGGGAACGTCTGTTAGGCAGGGAGACCTAAACAATTGAGttgacaaaaaaataaaattcaaaaatgcaGTCAAATTGACAAAAAAACGTAGATTTAGATTAAGGGATCGAACAACATACTGATTTTGTGGAATCGAGAACTTCCCTGGGAGAAATCGATGATGGCTAAGAGAATAGGTTCGACTGAATCAATGAAGCACACAGTCAAATTGAGTCCCAATCATGACGATGGCGATAATTAAATCCCTTCCTCCCACAACCACCGCGTCCACCAATGTTTGGTTCTTGATTTCCTAccttaaaccctaaatccctATGGCATCGATCCGATGATGATTCAAAAACGAAATCACGAGAAAAagagtgagagagaaagagaaagagaaagaacgACAACAATCGTAGCTTGAAGATGTACGATGGGTTGCAGTGCTTCAATCGTAGCTTTATAGGAGAGAGGATGTACTAGCCGGAGGTAGTTCAGTCATTCTGGATGGAAACGGGAGGGATACGATTTTGTGGGTGTCGATGGAAGAGGCAATAGGgttttaaataaactaatttgcctaaattaaaggatatatgatttaataaattatttattaaaattaaataatacttgGCCCATATTAAaccctacatccacacaatatttgtacatccacatttgaacctacctctctcaagtttatttatatcacgcgtgctaactccatagtcatcaaggtttactcaataggcacgaagtcacatcgtcaccaaggtttatcaaatagacACGAAGtagcatcgtcaccaaggcttactcaataggcacgaagtcacatcgtcaccaaggcttaatcaataggcacgaagtcgcatcgtcaccaaggcttactcaataggcacgaagtcgcatcgtcaccaaggcttactcaataggcacgaagtcgcatcgtcaccaactattccatctacctatgttctaccaaacatttttgtagatataaatataaacacagtttaaatcatttaacacccgtataaaaacatcaattccaagcccatctcaaatagacaaataatatataacacatagcacatatttcatagctaatactttatatttatgtgttagaagaaagtaactatacaattacttgatcagaagatgatcggacagcactacggcttgtagaagtagtatttttcggtgaaaccgggaaatcttcacaaaaaccgggcttctcgtaggcagagcttcggcttggaaatTTCACTTCTCGGTATCTTGGGGGCTTCGGGACTTCCTTCGGGGCTCgaaaatgataccggggcttcggggtatctcTTGCACgaaaatcgatgcaaaacgggagagagagaagagaaattagCAAAGAAACTCGGCTGCTCTCGCaaggtatttataggggctgaaactgggattatgttgggcgtaattctCCAGTTACGCTGAGCGTAACTCAGATAAGTCCGATGActcccccccttcggataatatcggattttatatttaaattaaatattttaattatttaataaacttcaaaaattcatatcttcctcatactagctccgtttttgacgttctttatatccctgcgaaggtgagactacgctctacaactttcgtttagactccatcggcgaattataatttatttttattatttatttttagtaggccggtacaggaaaactccgttataaattcataactttttcatccgacgtccggtTTCGTCTGACTTTTTATCATTgcactactaataatgagatcttcgattctcgtttagattgcttcgaccaaaaatcactcgatctcaagttcgagtttcgggctgcatactgctaaactggaacttagaaaaatcttaacttcctcatatgaagtcagatttgggcgttctttttacgcacgttcacggtttaacgaactctatgacttCTGTTTAGatagctaaggctaaatatcgctctaacgtaaattgaagatttacgtcacgctgtgtcgtatcggttctgtcgcgaaacttcgataggtcataacttcttcgttataactcggatttcggcattctttatatgtgcggaatccttgtaacctatactataacttagttaagattattcattctaaataatcttctataaaaaaattcatttttgacgcttatcgtctctaaattgactagccctaatctacgggcgttacaattatctcccccttaggatgattacttcccagaatcatcaacaaaatagggcttgaacaatgattccatacgttaACTTTCCATCCTAATTAATAACTATGATGCTCTATCTTTCATTTGCTCttcatactatgttggactttcaatcgtaatcttcaagttacaaaataaatccttattgtggactccttcttcttcttaggataaatacattcctTTACCTATTGTAACAGACCAATGGGTCGTGTCCCAATGACCTCTcattgtagtcggactcaatttaatacaaccactagggtcggaataaccatGATCCTATTAGccattaccgaaacaagggtaatgacatacttgaataaaacggaatcagttacttgcttcttggtaaccttatgactttccctgatccaagtgcgagtcctgtgcttctggtagtatagatatctactaccattcacacctactcatactcgtcccaagtattgtctcgcagtcaaccaagtcaccatacataaatcatataatcattcagcacattagataacaaaaccaaggtttatattatttcttgaaacgattacacaaaggttcaagttcaccctatattaTGCCACTAATAGGCTACacttcctgatacagactttatatattgatatgaagtcttcatcttttaatcctcctATCGTTTTCTTCTTCGTCGAGgagcatgtggaatgcccttggctgtggcagtgcgtttttctttgggcagtctctagaaatatgcccttcttcgttacatccatagcacaccttcttgttaGTTGCACATTTCTTGGCGAAATGCCCtatcttcccacatttgtagcaggtcgtctcctcgctacacttcccgatgtgtttctttttacacttatcacaccatttagcttcatctcttcctctAGATTTCGAGAATTCGGTTTCGTTGTTGATCATTAAAGATCCTTCATGTTTCCTGTTCTCTCCAaattcagctctctccagacccttttcttttatttgggtctcaacatttttggctactcagatggcggctttcagagtggttgcttgcttgactatcagACCAAAGTTCattggtaatccattggcaaacttgttgaccttggaaagttcaattagaattaggtatggaataagcttcattttctccataaagcttgtagcgtattcagagacactcaattttcccttcttcagattctggaactcattgttgatttccagaagatcctgctcagagcagtattgcatttttagttgcaccacgaactcttcccaagacatcttgctagcttccctcTTGGGCATCGAACCGGCCAGTAACTTCCACTAGCTCTGTACtccatattttatcaaatgaattgtaagagcggtcttctgtctgttgctacactcgcaactttcaaacatcgtatccatctcggagatccagtccataactttcACCGGTGTCGAGCTCCCAGAAAGACACGAttgtttggatgccatgaaatccttgtacttgcatccacgcccgtcatttcctccatcctggttgtttcggagaactattggtgggttggcttgaccaacggtcccactgtagttccctccttctgaatgccctccatttacttcgggctcttccacttgaattgacagttcttcacgattttgtcgAAGCAACCTCCTAGTCtcttccatttgacgatccaacatcgtctgcatcattgcttgtacaCCAACCATCATCCTTGGCTaaggtgttgctgctacaacaggtatttgctcaatcactggtggttgattcctgttctcatttgtgtttccaactccgcttctagttcttgccattcttgatctatacatcgaataaggtgagtttagatcctcattcatgatagatacatatatcatccttatcactccgaaatgtttacatgctagttcaaaTATTGTAgacatacacttagaatcctaaacacataaggtttcccgattcggtcggcaacaaaccatagatctgaacaaataatatcatatatggcaacatataacatttagcacataaaagaatttttaggcaactctcctaaaataaactagtgcttgtgtctaaaatataacagacacacatctcacaatcttcacttagcattctaagtttaagtctagaaaccctacaaattcctagttcgcttaaaataATGttatgataccaactgtgacatccccaatttcacggccagaaaacaatgatttgtttatgctttgtttttttttaaatcagagtaatcgtttaaagaaaactgttgcagaatttgttcccaaaacaaaatatgataaaattttatcaaagcatttcttaaagaaaagtattttcattatataaagtTCCagtacagacacataagcataaacagaacttacatttatttacactaatgatttacatctccttcaatccctcagtgaaatatgtctttgtattgatacctgtgatacaaagataattgagtgggtcaggcttgggagcctggtgagcatatagggttttcaacccacaataatacatttattattcaatcatcaaagcatttcttaaagaaaagtattttcattatataacaaaatctcgggatgtcatgtttcgatacagaaacataagcataaacaaaacttacaattatttacactagtgatttacatctccttaatctctcagtgtaatgtaacttcatatcgacacttgtgatacaaataaacttgagtgggtcaggttgggaaacctggtgagtacatagggatttcaaccccacaatgttatatcatatatataatttagaactcacaaaatatacaatttcatcatatatatatatatatatatatatatatatatatatatatatatatatatatatatatatataagcaactaTCTCAGTTGTTGCTCCCAACGAcactatccatactctcagacttaAACTTTACCTCTttacttaatccatactctcggatctaatacATGCTCTCAgatcaataattgtgcccattccatactcttaGACTAGGGACAAATGTCTATGTCTAAATCCATAGTCCCagattaatgacaaataactatgttcctatccatactcccggattaaagACAACTAACTATGTCTTAATTCATACTCCTGGATTAGTGACaattgactatgtccaatccatactttttgactagggacaatgactatgtctaatccatgctacCAGATCAATGCCATATTTTAAAGTTCTCTTCTCCGtgtatatctcactcgtactcataagaaGATACTAGCCAATATTCcttataattaatttaggtttactctttatcctaaatcataatatattatcaGGTATGCTCTTTAACACGTATCTAaggcaacatcaaataattctcacataaacatacattgaatacttcaatcaatacttgtattaaaatcatgttcatgaaagggactatgctgtgacatccccaatttcgcggccagaaaagaccgatttttttatgctttgttttttttaaatcagagtaatcgtttaaagaaaactgttgcggaatttgttccaaaaacaaaatatgataaaattttatcaaagcatttctt
This window encodes:
- the LOC122195359 gene encoding CASP-like protein PIMP1, encoding MARPDQQPQSQSDEPHAQTQIQLSESYQTEDHSQVEIVNHSESQVTNQTPISTVQVLAIVSLTIRAATWICLLASLIVLASDTSTIKGLYRDVKIGFNDIYSYRYMMSAIVIGFTYTCVQLPIEIYQLSMGKRVTIGNGLPMIIFFGDKEISIERCAKVFNVEEKNKIGTEFWKRLGASSFYFIGKFLLSMLATGVGAAFGATFDLKKNLDDLDNYLESIGEPLISQLRTKLDNFFNMAYVSSGLLLIAFLCSIASSILSSFSFQKK